CCGATTACCGCTCCAGAGCCTATGGTTACCCCATCAAGTATGGTCACTCTGGTTGAAATCCAGGATTGATTGCCGACTGTTATCGGCCCTTTGGAATAGATTCCCTGATCCGTAATGGATTGGTCGATATTTTCAAAGTGATAAATACCTGAACTGATATAACATCCGCCGGCAAGCATAGCCCCATCTCCAATTTCAACACCATCTATGGATATGATAACCGAATTGCAGCCGATGGTGGTACATTTCCCGATCCGTATGGCCCCTTCCTTTGACTGAATCATGGTGTTGCGGTTCAGAATAACATTATCTCCAATAACGATACCCTCCGAACCCGCGCCTCTTGCATCGACAAGACAATTATCATCGATGATGACATTGTCTCCGAAACTAATTTTACCTGGACTACGGATCACGACATTGCGCCCGATAATGAGCCCCTTGCCGGCCTTCTTGAAAAATGCCGGATAAAAGACTTTTCTCAGATAATATCCGATACCACCGGGCAAAGCCCCCAGCAACCCGGTCAACAACTCATAGCCGATAAACCTGCTGACCGATATTTTACCGAGTGTCAGCAACATATAGGTTCTTAT
This sequence is a window from Desulfobacterales bacterium. Protein-coding genes within it:
- a CDS encoding acyltransferase; its protein translation is MKEINSDRLIRVILSNGRPSLIRTYMLLTLGKISVSRFIGYELLTGLLGALPGGIGYYLRKVFYPAFFKKAGKGLIIGRNVVIRSPGKISFGDNVIIDDNCLVDARGAGSEGIVIGDNVILNRNTMIQSKEGAIRIGKCTTIGCNSVIISIDGVEIGDGAMLAGGCYISSGIYHFENIDQSITDQGIYSKGPITVGNQSWISTRVTILDGVTIGSGAVIGAGAVVAKDIPDYAVAVGVPAVVTRIRGQILKNGSEGKL